The Cucurbita pepo subsp. pepo cultivar mu-cu-16 chromosome LG18, ASM280686v2, whole genome shotgun sequence nucleotide sequence AACATTCTCTCCCAAGTGAgttgagagaaaaagagagatagagagagagagagagagagatggggtTTCTACTTTTTGTTGAAAGCGACAGTagggaaagagagaaattattAGTTTCTTAGAGGAAAAAAACCAGTCAACACAGAGATAGACCCATTGCTTCTCTAGCCACAGGCTAATTCAGAATTGTACACTGCTACACGAGATAGAAATAATTGTCCTTTCACTTGTAagcttatatatatacatatacatatccCTATCTTCCCACATCCAACATCCAAATTACCTCACAAATTGCAAACACTACATTACAACATAAACAAGAACAATACAATCCCACGCTCAATGATCGCTCATCACCCCATAAAAGGGTATGTTTTGCAGCAATAATACATACCCATCTTCCAAAAGTGATCCAAAATGAAGCCCCTTTCATACTTTTCGCTGGAGGTTGACCGGTGGAGGACTGAGCAGCTGTGTCTGTCACTGTCATCCTCTACTAGCCACGTGAAGTGGCACAAATACTAGGTCACTTCTCTCCACTCACAACTCTAAAGATCCCaccttttttttatcaaaacaAACACCCCTTCTTCTTAACATGTTCTTCTAGggtttcttctttgttcttcagaATTCCAAATTAAGGAACAAAAAGATATGTTTTTGTTCAATGCTAATGACTCCATCTCTTTCCCTGACCATTCTTTTCTCCACTTTCCTTCTCCATTTCATGATGATCCCACCCTTCATCAAAATGACACTTTGCTTCATCAAATTCTATTGAATGAACCTCCAGCAAATTTCGTAAGCGATTTCGGATCGGAATCAACGAGAATTATTGTCGATGATGAACACCATCATCGTGTTCATCAAAGCCTGATCATGGAGCAGCCGATTCAAAGAAAACAAGCTTCTTCAAAGAGGGATAGGCATAGTAAAATCGACACGCTTCGTGGACCGAGAGATCGTCGAATGCGACTCTCGTTGCCGGTGGCTAGGGAATTTTTTGGTCTACAAGACATGCTTGGTGTTGACAAAGCTAGTAAAACTGTTGAGTGGTTGCTatttcaagctagacatgaaaTCAAGAAGCTTTCATGCCATGACCGCGGTGGCAATGGCGATATGAGGAGTCCATCGATTTCGGACGGAGAAGTCGTGTCTGGGATCGACGAAACAATTGTCAATAGTAAAATCGACATGAAGGAAAGTCGAAAAGCGAacaagaaggagaagagaggTAGGGTTGTGAGGAAGACGACGTACTACCCTCTTGCAAAAGAGTGTAGAGAGAAAGCAAGAGCAAGAGCGAGAGCAAGAACGATCGAGAAACAGCTGCAAAGTGGAAAGAAAACGTTGTCATCGGATCAAACGAACACAAATAAGCAAATTGAAGGAAGAATTCAAGATGTTATTAGAACAAGTTCATCATGGAGTACTCAAATTGATGATCAGCaattaagaacaagaaatgatGAAACAGATGATGGTTTGATGATGATGGGGAGGTGGAGCCAAGAGGTAAGTTCCAAACAGCCAcaaacttaattattttttcatgcATTATCAAATAAGTAAAGTCCAAGAAATTTTTGAAGTACAGATTGTTGTTCATACGTTTCTGACCATTTTGTTATAATTGGGGCTTACATTTCAGCATCCATTTGGAGACTTCCAATTCTTTGGAAAACCATGGGAGCCCGACAACAATCATGGCATATGTAGCTGAGATTCATCCCTTAAATACTTTCAAGTCTGTCCAATAATGGTAAATTTTTAGAATGCTTTGTGTTTCCCTTCCCCTTTCCTCTCTATTTCGAGTGTATAATTATACCAAACATCTTCTTCTATCTCGGACCCGTAAATAAAATCTCTTAGATCTTCGTTTTTAGTAAGCAAGCTTATAACATATAACTAAGACATACCACGTAACCACCTAAGCTCCCACTGacctaacatatattgtcctttttgggcttttcctccCTGTAGATCTTTcgctcaaatttttaaatgggtCTGACAATAAGTGCATTAGAGAGGAGGGTGGTGGGCAAGCTTTTAAGAAAGGATTGAATGACCCatgatttaataattatccACTACATAGTACAAACCAAACCCATATGTTGTGTAACTCTTACATTCACACATACTAAGAAACAATTTTCAACATTCCAAATGATTTTATGGCACGACACTTTTACTATGTTAATGAATTACATggtatttgttttcttatttattacgaataaatatattaagttTTTATGGTTATTGGATGATATTGGAAGAAGAGGAACATAAGCTTGTTTCTTGAGCCAATAATGTTGTAGCACTTTATATGAAAAAGGAATGGCTATTTGTTTCTGTATATGGTATGGCAGTTTGTTGAAAGATGATGGAGACCCCAAGGGTAGGTTTTATTAGCTCATGTAATTCTCGAGATTTAAAGGAAAGTAGTACGTGTAAATTACTATTATACCCACTTTTCGTAATTTAGTTATATAAACACAAACTGGAAAATCTGGGTAGACAGACTCTTACTCAACAGATCAAAGATACGGGAGGATAACATGCTGATGACTCTGAAGAACTCTTATTGATAGAGTCGTTTGATACCTTGAATATCTCAAACTAGTCGAGATaggaaaataagaaatattgaaaaatatgtaTAGATAGTTAGTTGACAACTCGAGATTAGTTTAGCAACTCAACCTCGTACTATTTTCACTCGAGTTTGATAGCTAAAAATGTTTGTAGGATACTAAATTGAtcgtaaaataaaaatagaaatccattttaaaatataatttttagaataattaagcaaaaaaataataataaaaatgagtttTGATTGTTACCTAATCAACACCTAAAGCaaacaattattataattaaacgTATTTTCTCCCCACATCCATTTATAATTAGATAATtatgattaatatatatttcccCAACAAGTGAATTAAGAGgtattttaaacattatttttttttaatttgtagttTTCCgaaattaggtttaaattcCTGTTTTCTGTGTTTGAAAActtacataaatatttaaatttaacatccactatttaattaaataaatatacaaacaaaaagataaacaaCGGGAAGATATTTACGTTATGGAAAcgaattaatttcaatatttaaaaaaaattaaaatttagggctaaaaaagagaaaaaacaagaagaacaataataatttatatatataaaNATACAGAGTTTCCCATGATTTTGGTAAAGTaaaagttagaaaaaaaaaacccttttcctttttcgctttcatttttgtaatgatTTTATTCTTAACCTATCTCGTGCTAGCACAGACATGATGTTTCTtgcttataaattcatgatctttTCCAGACTACTCCCAATCCTAATTGATTTTTGGGTCGAAGGATGGAGTGGTTACCTTGAATCCCAAGATTGATTTGAtaccttttattttgaatgCATGCGGGGGGGTTGGTGTAGTAGGCATTGAATTTGGAAGCTTTTCAATCTTATTTCCAGTTTGGATGAGGATAAGGGTAAACATGAATGTAGCTAGCGTGTGTATACAAAGAGTTCATAGGGTGGTTGGCCGCTGAAAACTGAAACCTTAGTTACTGAACGGAGGAAGGGAACGGGCGCCATTGTTGGTTTGAGTACACCAAAGGACAGTCAGTAACAGACACATTGTTGCCCCATTTTTTACCGGAGGGAATCTCTATCTCCATTGTAcctctaataataataataataataatcactTCTCCCCTCCCCATTTTTTACCCTAGgttaatttcattctttaatGAAAtagtattctttatttataaactcatgttCGAGACGGTTCTTATAACCATCTTGATTAGAGTATgaagttaaaattaattttaatgcgTTTGGTATTTGGGGGTTTAATTTCAGCTTTAAACTCAAACTCAAGAAATGTAAGAATAATGATGAAGGGGACTGaaataaatggaataaaaacatgaaatttggGGGTGGAATCAAAGATtagaatcaaaagaaatatgattaaggttttttttaaaaaaaaaaaaaaaaaaaaaaaataataagtttgTGATCCAATTCATTGGATCTGAAAGATAAAGTGGAAGTGTATGTTGCACAGTAATACACCAAAAGAGCAAAGTTGGGAGATTGGAATGATGCCACCATTTTCATTACCCCACTCGACTAAACCAACTCTATATTATCTACACACAGTATATATGGTTAAGGATGAGTAGAAGAACCTGGGTTTTGCACTGCTTTGGGAGGCATGACCAGTGTGCCCACCAAGACCTTTCCGGCACCTGCAATGGGGACAGTTGCCCTAATGCTTAAAAATGCTGTCTTTTAATGTCGATTTCGGGTTGTGGGTGTTGAAGGGGAGGGTTCAAATGAGGGAGGAGAAAAGGACAGAGGAATTaattagaaagagagaaagggcGAGAGAGTTATGGTGGCATCC carries:
- the LOC111780592 gene encoding transcription factor TCP18, coding for MFLFNANDSISFPDHSFLHFPSPFHDDPTLHQNDTLLHQILLNEPPANFVSDFGSESTRIIVDDEHHHRVHQSLIMEQPIQRKQASSKRDRHSKIDTLRGPRDRRMRLSLPVAREFFGLQDMLGVDKASKTVEWLLFQARHEIKKLSCHDRGGNGDMRSPSISDGEVVSGIDETIVNSKIDMKESRKANKKEKRGRVVRKTTYYPLAKECREKARARARARTIEKQLQSGKKTLSSDQTNTNKQIEGRIQDVIRTSSSWSTQIDDQQLRTRNDETDDGLMMMGRWSQEHPFGDFQFFGKPWEPDNNHGICS